From a region of the Sesamum indicum cultivar Zhongzhi No. 13 linkage group LG3, S_indicum_v1.0, whole genome shotgun sequence genome:
- the LOC105159003 gene encoding UDP-glycosyltransferase 90A2-like: MASPHILVFPFMAKGHTFPMLQLARLLLRHGAAVTLITTPWNRPLISSCLSDTTISVIDIPFPQNLQSIPPDVESTDKLPDISLWPDLLAATKLMQPHFEQHPQACLLYHWHFPVVSGTLARTRRRAALFGTQVEILQAQFREIQIGLEKSGVNFLWLVRKNELDEGFEERVKSRGTLVKEWVDQREILEHETVRGFLCHCGWNSVMESLCAKVPILAWPMMWEQPVNARMVVDGAGGGGEGSAGEEVRKKAEEVGGAAVKAVEEGGSSWEALDQLINELNSF; encoded by the exons ATGGCTTCGCCTCACATACTTGTGTTCCCATTCATGGCGAAAGGCCACACTTTCCCTATGCTCCAGTTGGCCCGCCTCCTCCTCCGTCATGGCGCTGCTGTCACCCTTATCACCACCCCCTGGAACCGCCCCTTAATCAGCAGCTGCCTCTCCGACACTACCATCTCCGTCATAGACATTCCCTTCCCTCAAAATCTGCAGTCCATACCCCCTGATGTCGAGAGCACGGACAAACTCCCGGACATATCCCTTTGGCCGGACCTCCTCGCTGCCACGAAACTCATGCAGCCTCACTTCGAACAG CATCCCCAGGCTTGCTTGTTATACCATTGGCATTTTCCCGTCGTGTCTGGCACGCTTG CTCGAACGAGAAGAAGGGCCGCTTTGTTCGGGACTCAAGTGGAGATATTGCAGGCCCAGTTCCGGGAGATCCAGATTGGGTTGGAGAAATCAGGGGTGAACTTCTTGTGGCTCGTGAGGAAGAATGAGCTCGACGAAGGGTTTGAAGAGAGAGTGAAAAGCAGGGGTACACTGGTGAAAGAATGGGTTGATCAGAGAGAAATCCTGGAGCACGAGACTGTCCGAGGGTTCCTGTGCCATTGCGGTTGGAACTCTGTTATGGAGAGCTTATGCGCGAAGGTTCCGATATTGGCGTGGCCGATGATGTGGGAGCAGCCGGTCAACGCCAGGATGGTGGTGGACggggcggggggggggggggaaggtAGCGCCGGCGAGGAGGTGAGGAAGAAAGCGGAGGAGGTCGGCGGCGCTGCTGTGAAAGCGGTGGAAGAAGGCGGGTCGTCGTGGGAGGCGTTGGATCAGCTCATCAATGAGCTGAATTCGTTCTGA